One part of the Gemmatimonadaceae bacterium genome encodes these proteins:
- a CDS encoding superoxide dismutase, giving the protein MAHTLPPLPYAANALEPHIDALTMTIHHDKHHNAYVTNLNAAIDKAPELGNWSLGDLCRNIAQVPETVRTAVRNNGGGHWNHSLFWELMAPSAGGEPGGDVGAAITKTWGDFGKFRDAFKAAAVGRFGSGWAWVVAGRDGALTIESTPNQDNPLMDGKHAILGLDVWEHAYYLKYQNRRPDYIEAWWNVVNWAEVARRYSAR; this is encoded by the coding sequence ATGGCCCATACGCTTCCCCCCCTGCCCTACGCCGCCAACGCGCTCGAGCCGCACATCGACGCGCTGACGATGACGATCCACCACGACAAGCACCACAACGCCTACGTCACCAACCTGAACGCGGCCATCGACAAGGCGCCGGAACTTGGCAACTGGTCGCTGGGCGACCTGTGCCGCAACATCGCGCAGGTGCCGGAGACGGTGCGCACGGCGGTGCGCAACAATGGCGGCGGCCACTGGAATCACTCGCTGTTCTGGGAACTGATGGCGCCCAGCGCCGGCGGCGAGCCGGGTGGCGACGTCGGCGCGGCGATCACGAAGACGTGGGGCGACTTCGGCAAGTTCCGCGACGCCTTCAAGGCGGCGGCCGTCGGGCGGTTCGGCTCGGGGTGGGCGTGGGTCGTCGCCGGTCGCGACGGCGCGCTGACCATTGAAAGCACGCCCAACCAGGACAACCCGCTGATGGACGGCAAGCACGCCATCCTCGGCCTCGACGTCTGGGAGCACGCGTACTACCTCAAGTACCAGAACCGCCGCCCCGATTACATCGAGGCCTGGTGGAACGTCGTGAACTGGGCCGAGGTGGCAAGGCGCTATTCGGCGCGGTAG
- a CDS encoding VTT domain-containing protein — protein sequence MDLILDLFHKLRDLDALVAWAGMAGLAGIIFTETGLFFGFFLPGDSLLVTAGLLSATPDSPVKFDLVTLGSLLSAAAILGDNTNYWVGRLTGPRIFKRDDSFFFKKKYVDEAHAFYEKWGPVTVVLCRFMPIIRTFAPLVAGVAVMRYRTFLTFSIMGGLAWIWSMLLTGFLLGRYVPGVAQHVEKVIILVVLISISPAILGAIKARRAVRGNP from the coding sequence ATGGATCTCATTCTCGACCTGTTCCACAAGCTCCGCGACCTCGACGCCCTGGTCGCCTGGGCCGGCATGGCCGGCCTCGCGGGCATCATCTTCACCGAGACCGGGCTCTTCTTCGGCTTTTTCCTCCCCGGCGACTCGCTGTTGGTCACGGCCGGGCTGCTGTCGGCGACCCCGGATTCGCCGGTCAAGTTCGACCTGGTGACGCTCGGCAGCCTGCTCAGCGCGGCGGCAATCCTCGGCGACAACACGAACTACTGGGTGGGGCGGCTCACCGGTCCGCGCATCTTCAAGCGCGACGACTCGTTCTTCTTCAAGAAGAAGTACGTGGATGAGGCGCACGCCTTCTATGAGAAGTGGGGCCCGGTCACCGTCGTCCTCTGCCGGTTCATGCCCATCATTCGCACCTTCGCGCCGCTCGTGGCGGGCGTGGCGGTGATGCGGTATCGCACCTTCCTGACGTTCAGCATCATGGGCGGGCTCGCCTGGATCTGGTCCATGCTGCTGACGGGCTTCCTGCTGGGACGGTACGTGCCCGGCGTGGCACAGCACGTGGAGAAAGTGATCATTCTCGTCGTGCTGATCTCCATTTCGCCGGCCATCCTCGGCGCGATCAAGGCCCGCCGGGCCGTTCGCGGGAACCCGTAA
- a CDS encoding metalloregulator ArsR/SmtB family transcription factor, whose amino-acid sequence MVVRSHLSPAALDRLFHALADTTRRDIVTRLLSGRDASVSALAARYDMSFAAVQKHVAVLEKAGLVTKRPQGRERIVRGNPQQLAHARQLLQQLERLWTSRFSQLDAILAESRPPKE is encoded by the coding sequence ATGGTTGTACGATCCCACCTCTCGCCGGCGGCCCTCGACCGCCTCTTCCACGCCCTCGCGGATACCACGCGGCGTGACATCGTCACGCGCCTCCTCAGTGGCCGCGACGCCTCGGTCTCCGCCCTCGCGGCACGCTACGACATGTCGTTCGCCGCCGTGCAGAAGCACGTGGCCGTACTGGAGAAGGCAGGACTTGTGACCAAGCGCCCGCAGGGCCGCGAACGCATCGTCCGCGGCAATCCCCAGCAGTTGGCGCACGCGCGCCAGCTCCTCCAACAGCTCGAGCGTCTATGGACGTCACGCTTCAGCCAACTCGACGCCATTCTCGCCGAGTCCCGTCCCCCGAAGGAGTAG